In the Fretibacterium sp. OH1220_COT-178 genome, TGCTCTTCCTGGCCGACCGCAGCGGGCATCTGGCGTCGGTCGTCGTGCCCGCGCTTTCGGCGGGAGAGATCGTCCTGTGCGAGCGCTATTCGGACTCCACCCTGGCCTATCAGGTCTGGGGACGCGGGCTCCCGGAGGCTTTCGCCGGCCCTCTGATCGAGGTCTGCGGCTTCGTCCGGCCCGACCTGACGGTTCTGCTGGACGTCGACGTCGGGACGGCGGAGCGCCGTCTGCGGGGACGGGGCGCGGCCGATCGCATCGAGTCCGCGGGCGCGGGCTTTATGGCGCGCGTCGCCGAGGGGTACCGGGAGCTGGCCCGGCGGAGCCCGGAGCGGTTCGTCGTCGTGGACGCCTCCGGCTCGGAGGACGAGGTCGCGGCACTCGTCGAGGCGGCCGTCCGCGGCCGTCTGGAGGGGGCTTTCGATTGAGGGTCAAGAGGAGCGGGGAGGGCGCGAAGGGCAGGGTGGAGTACGGCGGCGGGGGCGGAGGACGCTCCGCCTCGGCGCCGGGCTCCGTCGCCGCCCCGGCCCCCTTCGGCCTGGCGATGGAGGAGTCGGAGATTCGGGTGCTCCTCGACCGCCTCGACGCCGTGTCGGCCCGCCTCTCGGTCTTTCCGGCGGAGCGCCTGATTGCGGAGTATCGCTCGATTCTGACGGATCTGCTCCGTCGGGCCATGAAGGGCTTCAGCCTCAGGCGCGACCTCCGCTGGCGCAAGACCGACCGCAAGATGTTCGTCACGATCGAGCGGGCCGAGGCCGCCATGGAGGAGCTCGAGGACGCCTTCCGCAGGGAGGGCGACCGCAGCCGGGCCATAGCCCTGCTGGAGGAGATCAAAGGATGCCTGATATCCCTGCTTCTGTGAGCGTGCTCTCCTTTGAGGACCTGCCCGCCTGGCGCGGACTGCTGTCGGAGTTCGAGAGGGGGGACGTCCCGCACTGCCGGGCGCTTTCCGCACCGTTGGCCTGGCACGAGGCTTTGCTGCGCGCCCTGGCGCCCCTCTATCTCGCCTCCGGCGGCCCGGTCGGGGACGGGCATCCGGACCTGTTC is a window encoding:
- a CDS encoding DUF327 domain-containing protein, with the translated sequence MRVKRSGEGAKGRVEYGGGGGGRSASAPGSVAAPAPFGLAMEESEIRVLLDRLDAVSARLSVFPAERLIAEYRSILTDLLRRAMKGFSLRRDLRWRKTDRKMFVTIERAEAAMEELEDAFRREGDRSRAIALLEEIKGCLISLLL
- the tmk gene encoding dTMP kinase, whose translation is MTGGGLFVTVEGVDGCGKSTQTARMARWLEGWSGRGVLRTFEPGGWAGGGLLRSLILGGDVPDDRTELLLFLADRSGHLASVVVPALSAGEIVLCERYSDSTLAYQVWGRGLPEAFAGPLIEVCGFVRPDLTVLLDVDVGTAERRLRGRGAADRIESAGAGFMARVAEGYRELARRSPERFVVVDASGSEDEVAALVEAAVRGRLEGAFD